The genomic interval AGGCCACCAGCAACTCCGGATGATCGAACGCCGCACCATAGGCATGGGCCAACGAATAGCCCAACTCTCCGCCCTCGTGAATGGAGCCGGGCGTTTCCGGCGCGACATGGCTCGGAATGCCGCCAGGGAAGGAAAACTGTTTGAACAGACGCTGCAACCCGGCCTCATCCTGCGAAATATTCGGGTAGACCTCGCTGTAGGTCCCTTCGAGATACACATTCGCCACCAGTCCTGGCCCGCCGTGCCCCGGGCCTGCGACGTACAACACCGACAGGTCCCGCGCCTTGATGATGCGATTGAGATGGGCATAGATAAAATTCAGCCCCGGCGTCGTCCCCCAATGGCCGAGCAGGCGCGGCTTGATATGCTCCCGCTTCAACGGCTGCTTCAACAGGGGATTGTCGTATAAATAGATCTGGCCGACGGACAGGTAATTCGCCGCGCGCCAATAGGCATGGATGCGCTCCACCATCTCGGCACTCAGTGGCTGACTGACCGGCATCGTCTCGTTCATGCGTTCCCTCATTCAGGTTCGAATCGTCCGTCATGGTTCGCCGCAGCGCGATCTCCACGGCTTTCAGGCGTGATCATTCGTCTGAGCGTAGCGCCAAGAGCCGGCACACCGACCTGGCAATCTGGCCCTCCTCATCGGTCCGAATCACGCGCACGGTCACGCGGCTGTCGCGGCTCGAAATGATCGGGGCATTCGCGTGGTTGGCGGCGCGATCCAGATGGATGCCGAGAAACTCCAGGCCGTCACACATGCGCGCCCGCACGACGGCCGCATGTTCGCCGATGCCGCCGCTAAAGACAAGGTGATCCAGGCCGCCGAGCGCCGCCGCGTAGGCGCCCAGATACTTCTTTCCTTGATAACAGAACAGGGCCACGGCTTCCGCCGCGCGCACATCACGCCCCTCCTGCGCGAGGAGATCGCGGAGATCAGGACTCACTTCGGAGATCCCCAGCAAGCCCGACTCCGCATTCACCAGGTGATGGAACTGGTCGACTGTCAGGCCTTCGGTCCTAGCGAGATACGACACCAGCCCCGGGTCGAGATCGCCGGATCTGGTGCTCATCGGGAGACCGGAGGCCGGCGTGAAACCCATGCTTGTATCAATACTGCTGCCGTCCCGCACGGCGGCCATGCTGGCCCCATTGCCCAAATGGGCGAGAATCACCCTGCCGCGAGCAGCCTCACGACCGGCCAGCCGTTCCAACTCTTCCATAAGATAGGCGTAGGACAGGCCGTGGAACCCATACCGCCTGACCCCTTGCTTCTCATAGCGGCGCGGGATCGCCAGCACGCGCGCGACCGGCGGCAGATGTTGATGAAACCCCGTGTCGAAGCAGGCCACCTGCTTCGCATGGGGATAGCGGTCGGCAAAGGCCTCAATCAGCGCGAGTTCCGCCGGAAGATGCTCCGGATCATACGGGCTGAGCCGCCGCAATTCCTCAATCACCTCCGGCGAGACCACGTGCGGGTCGACATACCGATGGCCCCCGTGCACCACTCGATGACCGATAGCCTGGATTCCCGCGCCCTCTCCGGTCTCCGTTAGTCGCTTGATCAGCCATCCTGCGGCATCCGCATGGCTCAGCACCTGCGCAACACGACGCTCCTGCCGCCCGGTGCGAGGATCGGTCACAGTCACCACACCATCCGCAAGCCCGATCCGCTCGATGTGTCCCGATGCCGTTCGGACCGGCGAGTCGTCCACTCGAAACACCGCCCATTTCACACTCGACGACCCGGCGTTGACGGTCAGGATGGTAGGCGTATCGCGAACGGCTTCGGGCATGAGCGTCCTTTCCTGGACTCTCACCATAGATCGACCACAGGATCAGCGCAACCGGAAAATCCCTCAAGCCGTTATCTAGGCCTTCTGCGCAGGGGCACGTTAGGGGAAATGCTAGTTCCAGATGGAGCGTATATGCGTTATGGTATGGGATGCGTCCTCTGCTACTCAGCGTGATTCTCCTGATGCTCTCCTGGACCGAACCGATAAACCTTCTCGCGGCACCACCGTCCGCGGAACCCGCCCTGCTGGGTGGCACGATCATGTCGATCGATCAGGAGGCGTTGACGCTCACCATTCTTTTCCCCACGGGAGAATCGCGCGCCCTCACCGTTCATCACTCGCGCCTGCTGCAAGGCCTGAGCGTCGGCGACCATGTCACCGTTGAACTCAATCACGAGCACGCCGTGATCAAGCTGACGAAGCTACCGACAGACCCGGCCAACTGACGCCACTCCCCCGCCTCGAACTCATGCCTCATCCCGAATACCTGCCTGTGCCAG from Nitrospira sp. carries:
- a CDS encoding acetate/propionate family kinase yields the protein MPEAVRDTPTILTVNAGSSSVKWAVFRVDDSPVRTASGHIERIGLADGVVTVTDPRTGRQERRVAQVLSHADAAGWLIKRLTETGEGAGIQAIGHRVVHGGHRYVDPHVVSPEVIEELRRLSPYDPEHLPAELALIEAFADRYPHAKQVACFDTGFHQHLPPVARVLAIPRRYEKQGVRRYGFHGLSYAYLMEELERLAGREAARGRVILAHLGNGASMAAVRDGSSIDTSMGFTPASGLPMSTRSGDLDPGLVSYLARTEGLTVDQFHHLVNAESGLLGISEVSPDLRDLLAQEGRDVRAAEAVALFCYQGKKYLGAYAAALGGLDHLVFSGGIGEHAAVVRARMCDGLEFLGIHLDRAANHANAPIISSRDSRVTVRVIRTDEEGQIARSVCRLLALRSDE